CTGAACGATGCGAGCGTGGCGCTGGTCGGCGTAGAGGCTGGTGGACGCGGCACCGCGCTTGGCGAACACGCTGCACGCTTCCACGGCGGCATCCCCGGCGTGCTGCAGGGCACGTACAGCTATGTGTTGCAGAATGACGCCGGTCAGGTGGCTTCGACGCACTCGGTGAGCGCGGGCCTCGACTACGCGAGCGTCGGCCCCGAGCACGCGATGCTGCATGACTCGGGCCGCGCGACGTACACCTACGCGATGGACCACGAAGCGCTCGACGCGGTGAAGGTGTTGAGCCGCACGGAAGGCATCATCCCGGCGCTGGAGTCGGCACACGCGATTGCTGAGGCGATGAAGCTCGCGCCGAAGATGAGCAAGGATCAGGTGCTGATGGTGAACGTCAGCGGTCGTGGCGATAAGGACCTTGGGATTTTGCGGAACGAGATGAGCTTGGAAGGTGCGGGAGAGAAGTAGTGGTCACCCTGCCAATAAAGAGGAAGCTTTATACCATTCCAGTTGCTTCTACGAGTTTTGTTGAAGAGGCCGTTTGGGATGGTCGTAAGCAAGCAATTATCTTCTCGTACGAATTGGAGTCGAATCCGAAGGAGTTTCGTACAGTTGGTATCCGATTCCAGCGCCCTCAGCTACTCGTGAAACGTTCTGAAGCGATGTGCCGAGCGGAGCAGATCGAAGCTTGCTACGACATCCTCGTAGAGATAGAAAACTCACCTTTGTTGCATGAATACAAAGAAGAGATTGAGCGGGGACGCATAAACCAGGCTCATCACTACATGATTTATCTCGATAGCGTAGGCAGCTTCGAGTTGATTGCAGAAGGTTGGACAGTTGAAGACGTCTTGCAAGAATCGAAAGAAGGTAAGCAGTGATTTCGTTTGCGAATAAGCCCGGCCTCGTTATCTACCTCACCGCGGGCGACCCCGATCTTGCCACTACGCGCGACATGGCGATCGCCGCGATTGACGCAGGTGCGGATGTTATCGAACTCGGTGTGCCGTTCAGCGATCCGTTGGCCGATGGCCCGGTGATTCAGCGTGCGAGTGAGCGTGCGGTGGCGAGGGGAACTCGGCTCGAAGACGTGCTGAAGACCTGCCGTGAGATTCGTGATGCGCGGGCGAGCGCGGGCATCATTCTCTTCAGCTATCTCAACCCTGTGGTGCGCTTTGGCATGAGTGCTTTCGCGAAGGCCGCGAAGGCCGCGGGTGCGGATGGTGTGTTGCTCACCGACATGATCGTGGAAGAGGCGGGCGAGTATCTCGAAGCGATGCGCGCGAATGATCTTGCGCCGGTGTTTCTCGCTGCGCCGACCTCGCCGGATGAACGCCTCAAGGCCATCGCAGAGAACTCGCGCGGATTCGTCTACGCGATCTCGCGCGTGGGCATCACGGGTACGCAGACGGAACTTGCTGCCGATGCAGAGACGCTGGTGAAGCGCCTCAAGCAGTTCGCCCAGGTCCCTGTCGCGCTGGGCTTCGGCATCTCGACGCCGGAGCATGTGAAGACCGTTGCAGGCTTTGCGGACGCGGCTGTGGTGGGTTCGGCGATCGTTGCGCTGGTGGAGAAGACTCCCGCAGCGGATGCGCCTAAGGCCGTTGGCGAGTTTGTTCGCTCGCTCAAGCAAGGAGGCCAGCCTTCAAGCTAAACGCATATCATCAACTGGCACCGACATTCAGATTCTGGCACGGAGAAGCACGATGGAAATAGCGGACTGGCGTAACAAGATTGACGAGATCGACGAGCAGATCACCGTTCTGCTGAACAAGCGCGCAGAGTGCGCCGTCGAGATTGGCAAGCTGAAACTGGCGAATGCTGCTGCAGTGTACGAACCGCAGCGCGAACAGCGTGTCTTTGAGCACGTGAGCGCCGTAAGCACCGGTCCGCTGACCACCGCCGAACTGACTGACATTTATCAGCGCGTCATGGACGTGATGCGCAACAAACAGAGGCCCGCCAAGTAAGCGCGAACAGCCTCGTCGAACTCGACGAAAAGAGGATTGAAGTGATGATCGTTGCCATGCAGGACAACGCAAGTACAGAGCAAATTGTGAACGTGATCGAGCGCATGGAGTCGCTCGGTTTCAACGTGCATCGCACCACCGGCGAAACGCAGACCATCCTCGCGGGTGTCGGCACGCCTTCGCACTTTGAGGTGACCGAGTTTCAGGTGTTGCCGGGTGTGCAGCAGGCGTACCGGATCTCGTCGCCGTACAAGCTGGCGGGTCGCGGCTTCCGCCCGGAAGGCACGCGCATCACCTTCCCCAACGGCGTGGTCGTTGGCGGTGAAGAGATTGTCGTGATGGCGGGTCCGTGCTCGGTGGAGTCGCGCGAGCAGATCATGCTGAGCGCGAAGCAGGTGGCTGCTGCTGGCGGACAGTTCCTGCGTGGTGGTGCGTACAAGCCGCGCTCGTCGCCGTACTCCTTCCAGGGCATGGGCGTCGAAGGCCTGAAGCTGATGCGCGAAGCCGCGGATGAACACGGCCTGCTTGTGATCACCGAGGTGATGGAGATCTCGCAGATCGAAACGATGCTGCCGTACATCGACTGCTTCCAGGTGGGCGCGCGCAACATGCAGAACTTCAACCTGCTGCGTGAGCTGGGCAAGGTGCGCAAGCCGGTGCTGATGAAGCGTGGCATCGCAGCGACGATTGAAGAGACGTTGCTCTCGGCCGAGTATGTGCTTTCGG
The nucleotide sequence above comes from Granulicella cerasi. Encoded proteins:
- the trpA gene encoding tryptophan synthase subunit alpha, which produces MISFANKPGLVIYLTAGDPDLATTRDMAIAAIDAGADVIELGVPFSDPLADGPVIQRASERAVARGTRLEDVLKTCREIRDARASAGIILFSYLNPVVRFGMSAFAKAAKAAGADGVLLTDMIVEEAGEYLEAMRANDLAPVFLAAPTSPDERLKAIAENSRGFVYAISRVGITGTQTELAADAETLVKRLKQFAQVPVALGFGISTPEHVKTVAGFADAAVVGSAIVALVEKTPAADAPKAVGEFVRSLKQGGQPSS
- the pheA gene encoding chorismate mutase, whose translation is MEIADWRNKIDEIDEQITVLLNKRAECAVEIGKLKLANAAAVYEPQREQRVFEHVSAVSTGPLTTAELTDIYQRVMDVMRNKQRPAK
- the aroF gene encoding 3-deoxy-7-phosphoheptulonate synthase, whose translation is MIVAMQDNASTEQIVNVIERMESLGFNVHRTTGETQTILAGVGTPSHFEVTEFQVLPGVQQAYRISSPYKLAGRGFRPEGTRITFPNGVVVGGEEIVVMAGPCSVESREQIMLSAKQVAAAGGQFLRGGAYKPRSSPYSFQGMGVEGLKLMREAADEHGLLVITEVMEISQIETMLPYIDCFQVGARNMQNFNLLRELGKVRKPVLMKRGIAATIEETLLSAEYVLSGGNYDLMLCERGIRTYETATRNTMDISAIPVLKKLTHLPVFGDPSHGVGIRAFVPPMALAAVAAGADGLLMEMHPNPDKAMSDGAQSLTPEQLNELVAKLRQLAPVVDRSVAPAVQPVHV